In Pseudomonas oryzihabitans, the DNA window GATTGACGCCGAGCTTTTCGTAGATCCGCCTCAGGTGATGACGCACCGTGGCCGGTGCCATACCCAGGGTGCGGGCGACTTCCTTGTAGGTCTGGCCCAGGGCGAAACACTGGGCCACTTCCAGTTCGCGGGCGCTGAGCCGCTCCGCCGAACTGCGCCGGCGCGCCTTGAGCAGCAAAAGGTCGCCCAGCGGCTGGGCGTCCAGCTGCAGGGTCCGGCCCTGGTAGCTGTGCTGGGGTGCACAGGCGGGTGGCAGCCGGTTGCCCTGCCAGCCCTCCCATTCCGCTGCCAGCAAGGCGGCGAAACCCGGCTCCATGGACAGCAGCACGCCGTAGCGATCGCACACCGCCAGGGCCAGTTCGTCGAAGCTGCCGCCGCTGTCCCTCAGGGTCGCCAGGGTGCGCAGGCAACTCTCGCGCTCGGCGTGCAGCAGGTGCGGCATCAGCCATTCCACCAGTTGGCATTCCAGGGCGGTGAAGGGGGTAGCGCGGAACAAGGTCAGGTGCACACCCAGGCGGGTCTGGTCGTCGGTCAGCACGATGCGCAGGCCCTGGGCCAGACCATGACGTTGCCCCAGGGCAGCCAGCGCCGGCGAGGCCGTTGCGTCATGGCAGTCGAACACCTGGCAGCGCCCCTGCTCCTGGTGCAGCTCGCCGAGGTCGTGATCGTCGGCCTTGAGGGCGTCCCATTCCCGGGTATAGGCGCTGGGCAGCCCCAGCAGGAAGGCGCTGTGCGCCACCGGCACCCCGTCACGCCAGGTGGAGTTGCCCCACCAGGCCTTGTCGAAGGCGACCAGGCGCCGCAGTTGCTCCAGGGCCTGGGCATGGAACTCGGTGATGGCCCCGCCGCGCAGACGGGACTGCAGGGCCAGGACGACCTCGCTGAAGCGGGCGACCACCTCGGCGGGCACACTGCAGGAAACGGCGGCTGACTGAGCCATGCTACCCCCATTGTTGTGATTGTCTTGGGTAGAACGCCGGCCCCAGGAGGGCTCGGCTTGGGGTCCGAGTTTACCGTAGCGGGGCGGCGCGCCTATCGTTCAGATGCAGGATAGGGAGCCCTCTGCTACCCGCATGCCAGCGCAACGGCCGCGTGATAGCGGAGGTCCCTGACGGGCGACCATCGTTCATCTGATCGATAGACCGGTCCGCGCCTGCCGGCGAGGCTGGCAGCGACTCGGCGTCCACCCTGGCGCCCCGACATTCAGGAGAAGCCCCATGCCAGACGCCTTCGCGCGCCTCACCCCGGAAGTTGCCCAGCTGCTGGCGCAGTTGGCGGCCCAGCCGCAGCCGCCAATGGACAGCCTCACGCCGCAGGACGCGCGCGCCGCCTATGTGCAGATGAGTCGCGCACTTGGTCTGCCGCCGGCCCCGGTGGCGCGGGTCGAGGCGCTGAGCGCACCCGGTCCCCTGGGGCCCATCCCGCTGCGCCTCTATCGACCCTATGCGGAAGACGACCGGCTGCGCCCGCTGGTGGTCTATTTGCATGGGGGCGGCTGGGTGATCGGCGACCTGGACAGCCATGATTCGCTCTGCCGACAGATTGCCCTGGGCACCGACTGCGCGGTGCTGGCGGTGCACTATGCCCTCGCCCCGGAACATCCGGCGCCGGCCAGTCCCGATGATGTCCTGGCCGTCCTGCACTGGCTGGCCGACGCCGGCAGCGCCTTCCACCTCGATCTCGACCGCGTCGCCGTAGCCGGCGACAGCGCCGGCGGTGGCCTGGCCGCCATGGCCGCCCTGCACCTGCGCGAAGGCCCCCTCACGCTCAGGGCCCAGGTGCTGATCTATCCCGGGGTCGACAACACCCCCGAGGCCTGGAATCACCCCTCACGGATCGAGAATGCCCAGGTCCCGCCGCTGACCCGGCCGATGATGGACTACTTCTCCGGCATGTACCTGCAGGACGTGGATACCCGCGATCCGCGGGTGTCACCGCTCTATGCCTCCTCCCACACCAATCTGCCGCCAGCACTGATCTTTGCTGCCGAATGCGATGCCCTGCGCGACGACGCCCGCCTCTATGCCCAGGCGCTGATCGGAACCGGTAACGCCGTGGAGTACCACGAACTGCCGGGCATGATCCATGGCTTCATCGAGATGCTCGGCGTGCTGCCAGGGGTGCGCTGGACCCTGGCGCGGACCAATGCCTTCCTGCGCGAGCACCTGCAGCACCAGGCCTGAGTCCGCCCCCGAGTGTCAGACCCGGCCGAACCAGTGCAGCACCAGACGATAGAGGTGCTGGGGCCAGCGTGACCACCAGCCGCCCTGCTCCACCGCCTCCAGGGCTACCAGCGGGCGGGTCTGCAGGACTCGCTCGCCATCCAGCAGCTCCAGTTGCCCCACCACCGCGCCCTGGGCGATGGGTGCCACCAGCGGCTCGTTCAGCACCAGGCGGTGCTGTGGGGGCTGCTGGCCCTTGGGATGGGTAAGGACCACGTCCTGAGTCACGCCCACCGGCACGCTGGAACGATCCCCCTCCCAGACCGCCGGGGTACCCAGGGTCGCGCCGGCCTTGTCGACGGTCAGGTTGTCGAAGAAGCGAAAACCATAGGTCAGCAGCTTCTGGGTATCGGCGGCACGATTGTTGATCGAATTGGAACCGAACACCGCGGTGATCAGCCGGCGCCCGTCGCGCAGTGCCGAGGTCACCATGCAATAGCCAGCGGCCTCGGTGTGGCCGGTCTTGAGGCCGTCCACGCTGTGATCGCGCCAGAGCAGCAGATTGCGATTGGGCTGGCGGATGCCGTTCCAGGTGAAGTACTTCTTGGCGTAGAGCTCATAGTAGGCCGACTCGTCCTGGATGATGGCGCGGGCCAGCAGCGCCATGTCGTAGGGCGAGGAAAAGTGCTCGGGATTGGGCAGCCCGGTGGGATTCATGAAATGGCTGTCGTGCAGGCCGAGGCGCTGGGCAGTGGCGTTCATCAGGCTGGCGAAGCTGTCGTTGCTGCCGGCGATATGTTCGGCCAGCGCCACGCTGGCGTCGTTACCCGAATCGATGACGATGCCCTGCAGGAGATCGTGCACCGACACCGGGGTGCGCGGATCGAGAAACATCCGCGAGCCCTCGGTCCGCCAGGCGTGCTCGCTGACGGTGACCTTGTCGTCGGCCTTGAGCTGGCCGGCCTGGATATCGCGGGTCGCCACATAGACGGTCATCAGCTTGGTCAGGCTGGCGGGTGGCAGGTGCTCATGGGCGTCCTCCTCGGCGATCACCTGGCCGGTGGTGGCATCCATCAGCACCCAGGCCTTGGCCGAGAGCTGGGGTGGCGAGGGAATCAGGACGGAGGCGGTAGGCGCAGCCTCGACCTGGCCGAGCCAGGTGAGACCCAGGGCGGCGAGGCCGAGAAAGAGCAAGGGGCGTTTCACGAGCGGCAAATCCGGATCGGCAGGAGGGGTCGCCACCCTAGGCAAGCCCTGCCTCGGTCTCAAATGAAGGAAAGTGAAGAAAAATTTAGGAAGGCCCCACCGCCGACGTTCAGTCGGCGGTGGCGATGACCACCCTAGCGCCCACCGGCTCAGCCGCCGCGATGCTCAGGTGGAACCCGTGCAGCCGGACGATGGCCGCCACCAGCGACAGGCCTAGACCGTAGCCTGGCTGCTGGCGACTGGCATCGCCGCGATAGAGCCGGCGCAGCACGCTCTCCCGCTCGGCTTCGGGAATGCCGGGGCCGTCGTCGATCACCTCGATGCGCACCGCGGTGCCGACCCCGCGTGCTACCAGGCGCACCTGGCCACCCTCGGGGGCGAACTTGAGGGCGTTGTCCAGCAGATTGACCAGCGCCTCGAACAGCAACTCGGCGTCGCCCTGCACCTCCGGCAACGCCTCGCCCAGTTCCAGACTCAAGGTCTGGGCCTTTTCCTGAGCCAGGGGCTCGTAGAAGTCGTGGGCCTGGCGCAGCAGCGCGGCCAGGTCCAGAGGGGCGAAGGCCATGCGGCGGCGGGTGTCCTCCAGTTCGGAGATGCGCAGCAGGCCCTGGAAGCGCGACATGATGGCCTCGGTCTCGGCCAGTGCCTCGCCCAGGCTGTCGGCCTGAGGCGCCGCCAACGGCAGCTGCTGCAATTGGTGCAGTCGCGCCCGCAATCGCGTCAGTGGGGTGCGCAGGTCATGGGCGATGCCGTCGCAGACCCCTTTCACCTCGTGCATCGAACGCTCCAGCTGGGCCAGGGTGGTGTTGACCGCATCGGCCAGCATGTCCAGCTCGTCATGCCGAGACGACAGCGGCAGGCGCTCCTCCAGATGACCGGCGACGATCCGTTCCAGGCTGCGCTGCAGCCGTTCCACCCGTCGTAGCGGGCGCCGCCGCAATAGGTGCCAGCCCACCAGGCCGGGTATCAGGGTCAGCGACAGCCCCCAGAACAGCGCCTGGCCGATGATGCCGCCTACCGCCGAGATCGAGCCGCCATCGCGCGCCAGCACCAGGATGCGGCCGTCCGCGCGGCGCTGCAGGAAGGCGTGGCTGCTACGCGTTTCGTCCAGGGCATCGGTGGTCCTGAGGCCGCGCTGCAGATAGTGCACCTGGCCGTCGTCCGGCAGGTTGCGCAGGAGCTTCACCAGGTTGCCGGCGATATAGCGACCATCGGCCTCGAACAGGCCGTAGGCGTCGATGCCGGGCATGGAAAAGACCTCACTGGCCTGCAGCTCACCCAGCAGGTCACGGTCGGCGACCTTGCGGTAGTAGTGCGCCCGTTGCAGCAGGGTGCGTTCCGCCACGGCGCCGAGGTAGTTGGAGATCTGCCAGTAGAGCACCCCGGTGAAGACCGCCCCCCAGGCGGCAAAGAACAGCGCATAGAGGGCCAGCAGGCGACTGCTGCCCGAGCGCCATCGTCTAGTCCTGGGCGACGAGGACATAGCCGGCCCCGCGTACCGTGTGCACCAGTGGCCGCCCTGCCCCCTCGATCTTGCGTCGCAGGCGGCCCATGTGCACATCGATGATGTTGGTGCCCGGATCGAAGTGATAGCCCCAGACCTGCTCGAAGAGCATGGTGCGGGTGACCAGCTGGCCCGCGTTGCGCATCAGGTAGGTGAGGATCTTGAATTCGGTGGGCAACAGGGCGATGGCCTCTCCGGCGCGGGTCAGGGTGTTCTCGATCAAATCCAGGGTCAGCTCGCCGACCCGCAGCTGGTGACTGGCGGATGACACGGCCGGCCGCCGCAACAGCGCCTCCAGCCGGGCCATCATTTCCACCAGGGAAAACGGCTTGGTCAGGTAGTCGTCACCGCCGCATCTCAGGCCGCGGACGCGTTCGTCGACATCGGACAGGGCGCTGAGCATGAGCACGGGGGTAGCGATGCCAAGACCCCGCAGGGTGCTGACGATGGTCAGGCCATCGAAGTCCGGTAGCATGCGGTCGAGGGTGATGATGTCGTGGCCGCCGGCAATGGCCGCGGCGAGACCGTCGCGGCCGGTGCTTTCCCAGCGTACCTGGTAGTGCTGGGCCTGCAATTCGCTGGCGATGGCGTGGGCGGTCACCTCGTCGTCTTCGATGACCAAAGCCTGGGTCATGATGGCCTCTGGATCTGGCGCCCGGTCTGGCGGACCGCACAGCCTAGGGAAAACCTCCAGGGTAATAAATTAAATTTTTCTTCATCCGGACTAACGCGCTCCGCGCACGCCCGCGGTCTATCGTCCGTTCTTTCCTATCGGAGTCATCCTCATGTTTCCACGTTTGCCCACCCTTGCCCTCGGCGCCCTGCTGCTGGCTTCCACCCCGCTGCTGGCCGC includes these proteins:
- a CDS encoding helix-turn-helix transcriptional regulator — protein: MAQSAAVSCSVPAEVVARFSEVVLALQSRLRGGAITEFHAQALEQLRRLVAFDKAWWGNSTWRDGVPVAHSAFLLGLPSAYTREWDALKADDHDLGELHQEQGRCQVFDCHDATASPALAALGQRHGLAQGLRIVLTDDQTRLGVHLTLFRATPFTALECQLVEWLMPHLLHAERESCLRTLATLRDSGGSFDELALAVCDRYGVLLSMEPGFAALLAAEWEGWQGNRLPPACAPQHSYQGRTLQLDAQPLGDLLLLKARRRSSAERLSARELEVAQCFALGQTYKEVARTLGMAPATVRHHLRRIYEKLGVNRKAQIAQQVAAAPD
- a CDS encoding alpha/beta hydrolase — encoded protein: MPDAFARLTPEVAQLLAQLAAQPQPPMDSLTPQDARAAYVQMSRALGLPPAPVARVEALSAPGPLGPIPLRLYRPYAEDDRLRPLVVYLHGGGWVIGDLDSHDSLCRQIALGTDCAVLAVHYALAPEHPAPASPDDVLAVLHWLADAGSAFHLDLDRVAVAGDSAGGGLAAMAALHLREGPLTLRAQVLIYPGVDNTPEAWNHPSRIENAQVPPLTRPMMDYFSGMYLQDVDTRDPRVSPLYASSHTNLPPALIFAAECDALRDDARLYAQALIGTGNAVEYHELPGMIHGFIEMLGVLPGVRWTLARTNAFLREHLQHQA
- a CDS encoding D-alanyl-D-alanine carboxypeptidase family protein, which produces MLFLGLAALGLTWLGQVEAAPTASVLIPSPPQLSAKAWVLMDATTGQVIAEEDAHEHLPPASLTKLMTVYVATRDIQAGQLKADDKVTVSEHAWRTEGSRMFLDPRTPVSVHDLLQGIVIDSGNDASVALAEHIAGSNDSFASLMNATAQRLGLHDSHFMNPTGLPNPEHFSSPYDMALLARAIIQDESAYYELYAKKYFTWNGIRQPNRNLLLWRDHSVDGLKTGHTEAAGYCMVTSALRDGRRLITAVFGSNSINNRAADTQKLLTYGFRFFDNLTVDKAGATLGTPAVWEGDRSSVPVGVTQDVVLTHPKGQQPPQHRLVLNEPLVAPIAQGAVVGQLELLDGERVLQTRPLVALEAVEQGGWWSRWPQHLYRLVLHWFGRV
- a CDS encoding sensor histidine kinase, coding for MSSSPRTRRWRSGSSRLLALYALFFAAWGAVFTGVLYWQISNYLGAVAERTLLQRAHYYRKVADRDLLGELQASEVFSMPGIDAYGLFEADGRYIAGNLVKLLRNLPDDGQVHYLQRGLRTTDALDETRSSHAFLQRRADGRILVLARDGGSISAVGGIIGQALFWGLSLTLIPGLVGWHLLRRRPLRRVERLQRSLERIVAGHLEERLPLSSRHDELDMLADAVNTTLAQLERSMHEVKGVCDGIAHDLRTPLTRLRARLHQLQQLPLAAPQADSLGEALAETEAIMSRFQGLLRISELEDTRRRMAFAPLDLAALLRQAHDFYEPLAQEKAQTLSLELGEALPEVQGDAELLFEALVNLLDNALKFAPEGGQVRLVARGVGTAVRIEVIDDGPGIPEAERESVLRRLYRGDASRQQPGYGLGLSLVAAIVRLHGFHLSIAAAEPVGARVVIATAD
- a CDS encoding response regulator transcription factor, whose translation is MTQALVIEDDEVTAHAIASELQAQHYQVRWESTGRDGLAAAIAGGHDIITLDRMLPDFDGLTIVSTLRGLGIATPVLMLSALSDVDERVRGLRCGGDDYLTKPFSLVEMMARLEALLRRPAVSSASHQLRVGELTLDLIENTLTRAGEAIALLPTEFKILTYLMRNAGQLVTRTMLFEQVWGYHFDPGTNIIDVHMGRLRRKIEGAGRPLVHTVRGAGYVLVAQD